A part of Gossypium hirsutum isolate 1008001.06 chromosome A07, Gossypium_hirsutum_v2.1, whole genome shotgun sequence genomic DNA contains:
- the LOC107933177 gene encoding calmodulin-like protein 3 → MVTSLLLLALLFIAGFLNVYFYISRKKFHAWLQIQSFFPKTCSSAGSVVPSGPKAATQEKRDSNKVVELKRVFATFDKNGDGFITKQELRESLKNIRVLMTEKEVEDMVVKVDANGDGLIDFDEFCILCQTMDGGTDASGTRLKEDDGMNGEEELKEAFDVFDKDKDGLISFEELGSVLFSLGLKEGNKLQDCKAMIRKVDIDGDGMVNFDEFKKMMRSGGGLVSVSAF, encoded by the coding sequence ATGGTGACGTCTCTACTGTTGCTGGCCCTTCTTTTTATAGCTGGCTTCCTTaatgtttacttttatatttCCCGCAAGAAGTTTCATGCATGGCTTCAAATTCAATCTTTCTTCCCCAAAACCTGTTCATCAGCAGGATCAGTGGTGCCATCTGGTCCCAAGGCTGCTACTCAAGAAAAGAGAGATTCAAACAAGGTAGTGGAGCTGAAAAGGGTTTTCGCCACCTTTGACAAGAACGGTGATGGGTTCATAACGAAGCAAGAATTGAGGGAATCACTCAAGAACATCAGGGTGTTGATGACGGAGAAAGAGGTTGAAGATATGGTAGTGAAAGTGGATGCTAATGGAGATGGGCTGATCGATTTCGATGAGTTTTGCATCTTATGTCAGACCATGGATGGTGGTACTGATGCAAGTGGTACCAGATTAAAAGAAGATGATGGGATGAATGGAGAAGAGGAACTGAAAGAGGCTTTCGATGTGTTTGACAAAGACAAAGATGGGTTGATTTCGTTTGAGGAACTGGGATCTGTGCTGTTTTCTTTGGGTTTGAAAGAAGGGAACAAATTGCAAGATTGCAAAGCAATGATAAGGAAAGTAGACATTGATGGAGATGGAATGGttaattttgatgaattcaaGAAGATGATGAGAAGTGGTGGAGGACTAGTTTCTGTTTCTGCCTTCTAG
- the LOC121232315 gene encoding zinc finger BED domain-containing protein DAYSLEEPER-like has protein sequence MTKLECENKNELKAQCNHCKTIFSAKSSSGTSHLRRHLNSCLKKVNKDITQYTIATQPSPEGFPSIKNYKFDADECRQAISTFLVCGKHSFRTVEEPGFRYMMRIASPNFKNISRQTATRDVLKYYAKERDHVKEELGKAPGLICLTSDNWNSEHTNDEYICVTAHWVDKDWKLQKRIIRFRALFPPYDGLHIADELVLCLSQWGIDKKIFSITLDNASYNDVMVSCLKNRFRANRAILCDVKAGLELADDVVCKIRNGIRYIKKSGVRRKRFYDVADKSFHLNVTKKLRQDVCVRWNSTYLMLESSLYYKDVLDYWGQRDKDYQMFALSSEEWRNVAILCKFLKVFYDVTCVFLVLIIQRLIFILEVFGRFTSSWLI, from the exons ATGACAAAGCTTGAATGCGAGAACAAAAATGAATTGAAGGCACAATGTAATCACTGTAAGACTATCTTCTCTGCTAAGTCTTCTAGTGGAACCTCTCATTTAAGACGTCATCTAAATAGCTGTTTGAAAAAAGTTAATAAGGACATCACTCAATACACCATAGCCACTCAACCATCACCAGAAGGTTTTCCATCTATAAAAAACTACAAGTTTGATGCTGATGAGTGTCGTCAAGCTATTTCTACTTTTCTTGTGTGTGGCAAGCATTCATTTAGGACAGTTGAAGAACCGGGATTTAGATACATGATGAGAATTGCTAGTcctaattttaagaatataagtaGACAAACAGCTACTAGGGATGTCCTAAAGTATTATGCAAAAGAGAGAGATCATGTTAAAGAAGAGTTGGGTAAAGCACCTGGTTTAATTTGTCTAACTTCTGATAATTGGAATTCGGAGCATACTAATGATGAATATATTTGCGTTACTGCTCATTGGGTTGACAAAGATTGGAAGTTACAAAAAAGAATCATAAGGTTTAGAGCTTTATTTCCTCCGTATGATGGTTTGCACATAGCGGATGaacttgttttatgtttatcTCAATGGGGTAtagataagaaaatttttagcatCACTTTGGATAATGCTTCTTATAATGATGTTATGGTTTCTTGTCTTAAAAATCGTTTTCGTGCAAACCGAGCTATTTTGTGTGATG TTAAAGCTGGTTTGGAGCTTGCCGATGATGTTGTTTGTAAGATTCGAAATGGGATTAGGTACATAAAAAAGTCAGGAGTTCGTAGAAAAAGATTTTATGATGTGGCCgacaaaagttttcatttgaatgtgacGAAAAAGTTGCGTCAAGATGTGTGTGTGAGATGGAATTCTACTTATTTGATGCTTGAATCTTCTCTTTACTATAAAGATGTGTTAGATTATTGGGGCCAACGGGATAAAGATTATCAAATGTTTGCACTTTCTAGCGAGGAGTGGAGAAATGTTGCTATTCTTTGCAAATTTTTGAAAGTATTTTATGATGTGACTTGTGTTTTTCTGGTTCTAATTATCCAACGGCTAATCTTTATTTTAGAGGTGTTTGGAAGGTTCACAAGCTCTTGGTTGATATAG
- the LOC121232013 gene encoding zinc finger BED domain-containing protein DAYSLEEPER-like yields MVKQMQEKFNKYWAEYSLILSCAAILDPRYKLNYVQYCFKTIYGVHASDFVETILSNLRLLFDEYVKKSKSMSSSLAGSSNVLDKIPVGSGLDEHDDNSADFGGCFDESDDYKKYLNESSTRSEKSQLDNYLEEPELELNSQIDVLDYWSKSSVRYNELSLLARDLLAIPISTVAFESAFSMGKKVITPIRSSLKPKTVQAVVCLDDWMRAKGFSAEIGCKNDDDDDDDDDDDDDEVSSVAF; encoded by the exons ATGGTTAAGCAAATGCAAGAGAAATTTAATAAGTATTGGGCTGAGTATTCGTTGATATTGTCATGTGCTGCAATTTTAGATCCTCGTTACAAGTTGAATTATGTGCAGTATTGCTTTAAAACAATCTATGGTGTTCATGCTTCAGATTTTGTTGAGACCATTCTTAGCAATCTTAGACTCTTGTTTGATGAGTATGTTAAGAAATCCAAATCCATGTCTTCCTCTTTGGCTGGGAGTTCTAATGTTTTGGATAAAATTCCTGTTGGTTCTGGTTTGGATGAACACGATGATAATAGTGCTGATTTTGGGGGATGTTTTGATGAGAGTGATGattataaaaagtatttaaatgaATCTAGCACTAGGAGTGAAAAGTCACAGTTGGACAATTATTTGGAAGAACCAGAGCTTGAGTTGAATAGCCAAATAGATGTTTTAGATTATTGGAGCAAAAGTTCAGTTCGATACAATGAGCTTTCATTATTGGCTCGTGATCTTTTGGCAATTCCAATATCGACTGTAGCTTTCGAATCGGCTTTTAGCATGGGTAAGAAAGTTATCACACCCATCAGGAGTTCACTTAAGCCAAAAACGGTTCAAGCCGTTGTTTGCTTGGATGATTGGATGAGAGCTAAGGGATTTTCAGCAG aaattggTTGCAAAAATGATGATGACGACGATGACGACGATGACGATGATGACGACGAGGTTTCTTCAGTTGCTTTTTAA